In Rhizoctonia solani chromosome 7, complete sequence, one DNA window encodes the following:
- a CDS encoding Fungal cellulose binding domain protein, which translates to MPESSSLDLVVQAKPFTELTPVSLNMMTISRADPTAQLIHVLTLLVRNRTRASSIALAPDDSTNPRVQLVVSLPPLDISTMRLLALIVPATALLPYVLAQVQVWGGSSSSVGSMWWNDLDWAHYMRGRKQLHLDQPILQPVPARISTTDIGAASYPTTSTITTTTTNSPSCTPSPRGALQPRATGPPLLLSMDGQQGHISKKTGIAMQLFLDPSQREDDEAYHLLTPAFVFLSYVAAQTTTVAPPVTTGCAPTATGALKPRSTGPPIVALDGWAKGSYLQKAQGSDAAILGSASTRGWYLTSGAIRLIYWAVPWGCDPYLILNIKPATTSYKPLAFEVVGTKFDWGFNGSNNTITSNGSNIFITCSDGALYFQTGSDFPSGNCTTTRLKIDQ; encoded by the exons ATGCCAGAGTCTTCTAGTCTCGACTTGGTTGTACAAGCGAAACCCTTCACAGAAC TAACTCCTGTCAGTTTAAACATGATGACCATCTCCCGGGCTGATCCGACCGCCCAATTGATCCATGTCCTCACCCTACTCGTTCGGAACCGCACTCGTGCATCAAGCATC GCCCTTGCCCCCGACGATTCAACGAACCCACGCGTCCAGCTTGTGG TTTCTCTTCCACCGCTCGATATATCCACGATGAGGCTTCTCGCTTTGATAGTTCCAGCAACTGCGTTGCTGCCGTACGTCCTGGCCCAAGTTCAGGTGTGGGGTGGCTCAAGCTCAAGTGTGGGGTCAATGTGGTGGAATGACCTG GACTGGGCCCACTACATGCGTGGCAGGAAGCAGCTGCACCTTGATCAACCCAT ATTACAGCCAGTGCCTGCCCGGATCTCAACTACCGACATCGGGGCTGCCTCCTACCCAACCACTTCAACCATAACCACAACCACAACCAATTCGCCGAGTTGCACACCCAGCCCACGCGGTGCGCTACAG CCACGTGCCACGGGTCCTCCATTGTTGCTCTCGATGGATGGGCAGCAGGGTCATATCTCCAAAAAGACCGGAATA GCGATGCAGCTATTCTTGGATCCTTCTCAACGAGAGGATG ATGAGGCTTACCACTTGCTGACTCCGGCCTTTGTCTTCCTATCATATGTCGCGGCTCAAACGACCACAGTGGCACCACCAGTAACGACAGGCTGTGCTCCAACTGCTACTGGTGCTCTCAAG CCGAGGTCTACAGGTCCTCCAATTGTTGCTTTGGATGGATGGGCCAAAGGATCTTACCTCCAGAAGGCCCAGGGCA GTGATGCTGCAATCCTTGGGTCTGCCTCGACGAGAGGGTGGTATCTCACTAGTGGAGCTAT TCGTTTGATTTATTGGGCTGTTCCCTGGGGGTGTGATCCTTATTTGATTTTGAACATCAAACCGGCCACAACCTCTTACAAACC CCTTGCGTTCGAAGTAGTCGGTACCAAGTTTGACTGGGGTTTCAATGGCTCAAACAATACAATCACCTCCAACGGATCCAACATCTTCATAACATGCTCAGACGGTGCCCTTTATTTCCAGACGGGATCCGATTTTCCCAGCGGGAACTGCACGACGACCCGCCTGAAAATCGATCAATAA